From Streptosporangium album, the proteins below share one genomic window:
- a CDS encoding trypsin-like serine peptidase codes for MSPRVRRFATTLGALVASGVFALSTFAGGAHADTAYFSAVPGSISSFELTKTSTDMKRIAEYWSPSRIKEAQNNTPATPEAKPSNGGTTSAPASPTPTGTTAGATAAAAGGESTTAAVTTALTYSSAASTSPTVQPTLPRRVPPVAGTSPMTVGKVFFRIGDKDYWCSASSVASKSRSLVATAGHCAYDAKQGRHAEYWIFIPGYDRGDTPYGIYVGHSLNLHESFVGRGDYDYDYAFVNVHDGFKWKPGKTVGTYEMEPVGKLEDNVGGQGLAVNRGTDQSTLAFGYPAAPQIDGSRPYDGQKLRSCVGRTKKRTAPTYLVEKGIALSCQFTGGASGGPWLVNYDPAIGLGYLNGVNSFAWDTDVDRKYDLISSPYFTASTYNVYRWADSQHAQ; via the coding sequence ATGTCCCCCCGCGTACGGCGGTTCGCGACCACCCTCGGCGCCCTCGTCGCCAGTGGTGTGTTCGCGCTGTCCACGTTCGCCGGGGGTGCACACGCCGACACCGCTTACTTCTCCGCGGTGCCCGGCAGCATCAGCTCCTTCGAGCTCACCAAGACGAGCACGGACATGAAGCGGATCGCGGAATACTGGAGCCCGAGCAGGATCAAAGAGGCGCAGAACAACACGCCGGCCACGCCCGAGGCCAAGCCCAGCAACGGCGGCACCACCTCGGCACCCGCCTCCCCCACCCCCACCGGCACGACCGCCGGCGCCACGGCCGCGGCCGCGGGCGGCGAGAGCACGACCGCCGCTGTCACGACCGCCCTGACCTACAGCAGCGCCGCCTCGACCTCGCCGACCGTCCAGCCCACCCTCCCCAGGAGGGTCCCCCCGGTCGCCGGCACCTCCCCGATGACCGTCGGCAAGGTGTTCTTCCGGATCGGCGACAAGGACTACTGGTGCTCCGCCTCGTCGGTGGCGTCGAAGAGCCGGAGCCTGGTCGCCACGGCCGGCCACTGCGCCTACGACGCCAAGCAGGGCAGGCACGCCGAATACTGGATCTTCATCCCGGGCTACGACAGGGGCGACACCCCGTACGGGATCTACGTCGGCCACTCCCTCAACCTGCACGAGAGCTTCGTCGGCCGCGGCGACTACGACTACGACTACGCCTTCGTCAACGTGCACGACGGGTTCAAGTGGAAGCCGGGCAAGACCGTCGGCACCTACGAGATGGAGCCCGTGGGCAAGCTGGAGGACAACGTCGGCGGGCAGGGCCTGGCGGTCAACCGCGGCACCGACCAGTCCACCCTCGCCTTCGGCTACCCCGCCGCCCCCCAGATCGACGGCAGCAGGCCGTACGACGGCCAGAAGCTGAGGTCCTGCGTCGGACGCACCAAGAAGAGGACCGCCCCCACCTACCTGGTGGAGAAGGGCATCGCGCTCAGCTGCCAGTTCACCGGCGGGGCGAGCGGCGGCCCCTGGCTGGTCAACTACGACCCCGCCATCGGCCTGGGCTACCTCAACGGCGTCAACAGCTTCGCCTGGGACACCGACGTCGACCGGAAGTACGACCTGATCTCCTCGCCGTACTTCACCGCGTCCACCTACAACGTCTACAGGTGGGCGGACAGCCAGCACGCGCAATGA